In the Gossypium raimondii isolate GPD5lz chromosome 9, ASM2569854v1, whole genome shotgun sequence genome, one interval contains:
- the LOC105797711 gene encoding iridoid oxidase-like has protein sequence MEITSILLLCLILFSFSALIQLSRGKQSRKLKNLQPPGPPGWPILGNFFDLGAAPHQTLHKLKPKYGPVLGLKLGSVNTVVIQSAMAASEFFKKHDHDFCDRKCSTVLTAHNYYQGTIAFGRYGKHWRMRRRICSTELLMNRQTNKVARLRRKCIEDMIRYIEEDAAAAQERGEEGKVNLARLLFLMSFNLVGNLVLSMDLLNSGSKDGSKNLF, from the coding sequence ATGGAAATCACCAGTATTTTGCTTCTATGTTTGATTCTTTTCTCGTTTTCAGCTTTAATTCAGCTCTCACGGGGAAAACAGTCTCGGAAACTTAAAAATCTTCAACCACCAGGACCTCCAGGGTGGCCAATATTAGGCAACTTTTTCGACCTTGGAGCTGCGCCTCACCAGACCCTACACAAGCTCAAGCCTAAGTATGGACCAGTGCTTGGGTTGAAGCTTGGGTCAGTCAACACTGTGGTGATACAATCTGCAATGGCAGCCTCCGAATTTTTCAAGAAACATGACCATGATTTCTGCGATCGTAAATGTTCCACTGTGCTTACTGCTCATAATTACTATCAGGGAACGATTGCATTTGGCAGATACGGCAAGCATTGGCGCATGCGTCGCCGCATTTGCTCAACAGAGCTCCTGATGAACCGACAAACCAACAAGGTAGCTCGTCTCCGAAGAAAGTGCATCGAGGACATGATCCGATACATCGAGGAAGACGCGGCAGCGGCGCAAGAACGGGGGGAAGAAGGTAAGGTAAATTTGGCTCGCTTACTTTTCCTCATGTCGTTTAACCTTGTAGGCAACCTGGTTTTGTCAATGGATCTTTTAAATTCGGGATCCAAGGATGGATCAAAAAATCTGTTTTGA